A single Thermaerobacter sp. FW80 DNA region contains:
- a CDS encoding amino acid ABC transporter permease produces MDEPALRTASVEAMPAAGEAAPLASPPPQAPWPRRVAAWIRANLLATWYHGVLTAVSLAILIAAARAVVAWAVGRAQWAVVRDNLLLLLVGAYPRQQLWRVGVALGVLALLVVLSGLAWVGPTRWRRWQMGVVGAWVVLVPAAVALVLSVPRTGGAGTGYGLVLTLVLAVAGITLSFPLGVALALGRVSSLPVIRVLAIAYIELVRGTPLMVVLFFSMTALPLFLPPSVRPDLVTRAAAGLVLFTAAYVAEAVRGGLQGVPRGQIEAAQALGLTGSQAMFLVVLPQALRAVIPALVGQFISLFKDTSLVAVWGLLEFVGVAQSVLSNPAYLGRHVEVYAFVAAVYWVFCYGMSLASRRLERRLGLGER; encoded by the coding sequence ATGGACGAACCGGCGCTGCGCACGGCCTCCGTCGAGGCCATGCCGGCCGCCGGCGAGGCCGCGCCCCTGGCGTCCCCGCCGCCCCAGGCGCCGTGGCCGCGGCGGGTGGCCGCGTGGATCCGCGCCAACCTGCTGGCCACCTGGTACCACGGCGTGTTGACGGCGGTGTCCCTGGCGATCCTCATCGCCGCCGCGCGGGCTGTGGTGGCGTGGGCCGTCGGCCGCGCCCAGTGGGCCGTGGTCCGGGACAACCTGCTGCTGCTCCTGGTGGGCGCCTATCCCCGCCAACAGCTGTGGCGGGTGGGGGTGGCCCTCGGGGTGCTGGCGCTGCTGGTCGTGCTCAGCGGCCTCGCCTGGGTGGGCCCGACGCGCTGGCGGCGCTGGCAGATGGGGGTGGTGGGGGCGTGGGTGGTCCTGGTGCCGGCCGCCGTGGCCCTGGTCCTGTCCGTGCCGCGCACGGGTGGTGCGGGCACGGGCTACGGCCTGGTGCTCACCCTGGTGCTGGCCGTCGCCGGCATCACGCTGTCCTTCCCCCTGGGCGTGGCGCTGGCCCTGGGTCGGGTGAGCTCGCTGCCGGTGATCCGCGTCCTCGCCATCGCCTACATCGAGCTGGTGCGCGGCACGCCGCTGATGGTCGTCCTGTTCTTCTCCATGACCGCCCTGCCCCTCTTCCTGCCGCCCTCGGTGCGGCCGGACCTGGTCACGCGGGCGGCGGCGGGGCTCGTGCTCTTCACCGCCGCCTACGTGGCCGAAGCCGTGCGGGGGGGCCTGCAAGGGGTGCCGCGGGGCCAGATCGAGGCCGCCCAGGCGCTGGGATTGACCGGCTCGCAGGCGATGTTCCTCGTCGTCCTGCCCCAGGCGCTACGGGCGGTGATCCCCGCCCTGGTCGGCCAGTTCATCAGCCTCTTCAAGGACACGTCGCTGGTGGCGGTCTGGGGCCTCTTGGAGTTCGTCGGGGTGGCCCAGAGCGTGCTCTCGAACCCGGCCTACCTGGGCCGCCATGTGGAGGTGTACGCCTTCGTGGCGGCGGTGTACTGGGTCTTCTGTTACGGCATGTCCCTGGCCAGCCGGCGCCTGGAGCGACGGCTGGGCCTGGGCGAGCGGTGA
- a CDS encoding amino acid ABC transporter substrate-binding protein, with protein MVFLSFRRVRRFAAALVATVAVVATACSSGGSQPAGSSGAGGAGGGGEGSQAGQSRLQVVLQRGKLICGVNGQLPGFSYLDPSGKMTGFDADFCRAIAAALFDDPEAVEFRPLSAQERFTAVQSGEVDVLMRNTTWTLGRDTVNGMEFAPTTFYDGGGIMVRKDRNVKDLKDLDGATICVLSGTTNEMVLTDRMRALGASFTPKTFEDVDQLYATYESGGCDAVTSDKSQLAGRRATLSNPDEHVILDETLSKEPLGPAVKNNDSAWFDVVKWVVFATIQAEEFGITSQNVDEFKNSDNPDIRRFLGVEGELGKGLGLSNDFAYRVIKHVGNYGEIYDRNLGPNTPFKLERGLNELWTNGGLLYAPPFR; from the coding sequence GTGGTCTTTTTGTCGTTTCGACGCGTGCGGCGGTTCGCGGCGGCGCTGGTGGCCACCGTGGCGGTGGTGGCCACGGCGTGTTCCAGCGGCGGCTCGCAACCGGCCGGTTCCTCCGGAGCGGGTGGAGCCGGGGGCGGTGGCGAGGGCTCGCAGGCCGGCCAGAGCCGGCTGCAGGTGGTCTTGCAGCGGGGCAAGCTGATCTGCGGCGTCAACGGGCAGCTGCCCGGTTTCAGCTACCTCGACCCGAGCGGGAAGATGACCGGCTTCGACGCCGACTTCTGCCGGGCCATCGCGGCCGCGCTGTTCGACGACCCCGAGGCCGTCGAGTTCCGGCCCCTGAGCGCCCAGGAGCGGTTCACCGCCGTCCAGTCCGGCGAGGTGGACGTCCTGATGCGGAACACCACCTGGACCCTGGGGCGCGACACCGTCAACGGCATGGAGTTCGCCCCGACCACCTTCTACGACGGGGGCGGCATCATGGTCCGCAAGGACCGCAACGTCAAGGACCTCAAGGACCTGGACGGCGCCACCATCTGCGTCCTGAGCGGGACCACCAACGAGATGGTGCTGACCGATCGGATGCGGGCGCTGGGCGCCAGCTTCACGCCGAAGACCTTCGAGGACGTCGACCAGCTCTACGCGACCTACGAATCCGGCGGCTGCGACGCCGTCACCAGCGACAAGTCGCAGCTGGCCGGCCGGCGGGCGACCCTGTCGAACCCCGACGAGCACGTGATCCTCGACGAGACGCTGTCCAAGGAACCCCTGGGGCCGGCCGTCAAGAACAACGACTCGGCGTGGTTCGACGTGGTCAAGTGGGTGGTCTTCGCCACGATCCAGGCGGAGGAGTTCGGCATCACCTCCCAGAACGTCGACGAGTTCAAGAACAGCGACAACCCCGACATCCGCCGCTTCCTCGGGGTGGAGGGCGAGCTCGGCAAGGGGCTCGGCCTCAGCAACGACTTCGCCTACCGCGTGATCAAGCACGTGGGCAACTACGGGGAGATCTACGACCGCAACCTGGGTCCGAACACGCCGTTCAAGCTGGAGCGCGGGCTCAACGAACTCTGGACCAACGGCGGCCTGCTGTACGCGCCGCCCTTCCGGTGA
- the erpA gene encoding iron-sulfur cluster insertion protein ErpA — protein sequence MITLTPEAASKVKELLAERQRDDLALRVFVQPGGCSGFSYGLAFDSQRNDDDQVIEQDGIRVVVDAMSARFLKGARIDYVESLSGSGFTIHNPNAVQTCGCGQSFRTRDEAGQPRSCDEAGAAV from the coding sequence GTGATCACGCTGACGCCGGAAGCGGCCAGCAAGGTCAAGGAGCTCCTGGCCGAGCGCCAGCGGGACGACCTGGCCCTGCGGGTGTTCGTCCAGCCCGGCGGGTGCAGCGGCTTCAGCTACGGCCTGGCCTTCGACTCGCAGCGCAACGACGACGACCAGGTGATCGAGCAGGACGGCATCCGCGTGGTGGTCGACGCGATGAGCGCCCGCTTCCTCAAGGGCGCCCGCATCGACTACGTGGAGTCCCTGTCGGGCTCGGGGTTCACGATCCACAACCCCAACGCCGTCCAGACCTGTGGGTGCGGCCAGTCCTTCCGCACCCGGGACGAGGCCGGCCAGCCCCGCTCCTGCGACGAGGCGGGCGCTGCGGTCTGA
- a CDS encoding amino acid ABC transporter permease, producing the protein MATRPTRPVRAGVGDIRRRRLLIQAAVVAAVVVVGAYLAGNVQRNLQQLGITPGFDFLRHPASFAIGETSIPYQASDPYGRAFLAGLVNTLRVSVLGVVLATVLGVTAGLARLSANGLVRLMAGLYVEVVRNTPLLLQLFFWYGAIVYTLPPAAQAVALPGPVFLMNRGVVVPAPRPGPGFGAALALVAAGLIAAAVAYRTLLRRRVEEGRETRPGLVAVALVAASLLAAVVLAPGQPVVLDRPQLARFNFQGGLVLSAEFCALLLALVIYTGAFIAEVVRGGVLAVPRGQWEAARALGLPPLLVQRLVVFPQALRIIIPPLTSQYLNLIKNSSLAMAVAFPDLLNVSSTIVNQTGRTLEVLLMVGATYLAFSLLTSLLMNLYNRSLRRGVA; encoded by the coding sequence ATGGCGACGAGGCCCACCCGACCGGTGCGGGCCGGGGTGGGCGACATCCGCCGGCGACGGCTGCTGATCCAGGCTGCGGTGGTGGCGGCCGTCGTCGTGGTGGGGGCCTACCTGGCCGGCAACGTCCAGCGGAATCTCCAGCAGCTGGGCATCACCCCGGGATTCGACTTCCTCCGGCATCCCGCCTCCTTCGCCATCGGCGAGACGTCCATCCCGTACCAGGCCTCGGACCCGTACGGGCGGGCCTTCCTGGCCGGCCTGGTCAACACCCTGCGCGTCTCGGTGCTGGGGGTGGTGCTGGCCACCGTCCTGGGGGTGACGGCCGGCCTGGCCCGCCTGTCGGCCAATGGGCTGGTGCGCCTGATGGCAGGCCTCTACGTGGAGGTCGTCCGCAACACCCCGCTGCTGCTCCAGCTCTTCTTCTGGTACGGGGCCATCGTCTACACCCTGCCGCCGGCGGCGCAGGCCGTGGCCCTGCCGGGCCCGGTGTTCCTGATGAACCGCGGGGTGGTGGTGCCCGCACCGCGACCCGGGCCCGGCTTCGGCGCCGCCCTGGCCCTGGTGGCGGCCGGCCTCATCGCAGCGGCGGTGGCGTACCGCACCCTGCTGCGGCGGCGGGTGGAGGAGGGCCGGGAGACCCGGCCGGGCCTGGTGGCGGTGGCGCTGGTGGCGGCCTCGCTGCTGGCCGCCGTCGTCCTGGCCCCCGGCCAGCCCGTGGTCCTGGACCGGCCGCAGCTGGCGCGGTTCAACTTCCAGGGCGGCCTGGTGCTCTCGGCGGAGTTCTGCGCCTTGCTGCTGGCCCTGGTCATCTACACCGGGGCCTTCATCGCCGAGGTGGTACGGGGCGGCGTCCTGGCGGTGCCGCGGGGACAGTGGGAGGCGGCCCGGGCCCTGGGCCTGCCACCCCTGCTGGTGCAGCGGCTGGTGGTCTTCCCCCAGGCGCTGCGCATCATCATTCCGCCCCTGACGAGCCAGTACCTCAACCTGATCAAGAACTCGAGCCTGGCCATGGCCGTCGCCTTCCCCGACCTGCTCAACGTCAGCAGCACCATCGTCAACCAGACCGGCCGCACCCTGGAGGTCCTGCTGATGGTGGGGGCCACGTACCTGGCCTTCAGCCTGCTGACGTCGCTGCTGATGAACCTGTACAACCGCTCGCTGCGGCGGGGGGTGGCGTGA
- a CDS encoding 2-oxoacid:ferredoxin oxidoreductase subunit beta, with protein MAKVADFKAARPTWCPGCGDFGVLNALTRAVADLGLEPEEVVVVSGIGCSGKISQYFGSYGFHGIHGRALPIAQGVKLANRELTVIAAGGDGDGYGIGLSHVIHAIRRNVDLTYIVMDNHIYGLTTGQLAPTSDKGMKTKTSPYGSVEEPVRPLELALGQGCGFVAQAFSGEIHHMAEVFKKAIQHKGFSLVNVFSPCVTFNKLNTYDYFKERLVNLDEDPDYDRHDRQAALRKVMETGGMVIGVIYEADKPTYEEQLPGFPEEGLARRPLELQPDDYEALEAQFV; from the coding sequence ATGGCTAAGGTGGCGGACTTCAAGGCGGCTCGGCCCACGTGGTGCCCGGGCTGCGGCGACTTCGGCGTCCTCAACGCCCTGACGCGGGCGGTCGCCGACCTGGGGCTCGAGCCGGAGGAGGTCGTGGTGGTCTCGGGCATCGGCTGCTCGGGCAAGATCTCCCAGTACTTCGGCAGCTACGGCTTCCACGGGATCCACGGGCGGGCGCTGCCCATCGCCCAAGGCGTCAAGCTGGCCAATCGCGAGTTGACGGTGATCGCCGCGGGCGGCGACGGCGACGGCTACGGCATCGGTCTCAGCCACGTGATCCACGCCATCCGACGCAACGTGGACCTGACCTACATCGTCATGGACAACCACATCTACGGGCTGACCACGGGCCAGCTGGCGCCGACCAGCGACAAGGGCATGAAGACCAAGACGTCGCCCTACGGCTCGGTGGAGGAGCCCGTGCGGCCGCTGGAGCTGGCCCTGGGCCAGGGTTGCGGCTTCGTCGCCCAGGCCTTCTCCGGCGAGATCCACCACATGGCCGAGGTCTTCAAGAAGGCCATCCAGCACAAGGGCTTCTCCCTGGTCAACGTGTTCAGCCCGTGCGTGACCTTCAACAAGCTGAACACCTACGACTACTTCAAGGAGCGCCTCGTCAACCTGGACGAGGACCCGGACTACGACCGGCACGACCGGCAGGCGGCGCTGCGCAAGGTGATGGAGACCGGCGGCATGGTGATCGGCGTGATCTACGAGGCCGACAAGCCCACCTACGAGGAGCAGCTGCCCGGCTTCCCCGAGGAGGGCCTGGCGCGGCGGCCGCTGGAGCTGCAGCCGGACGACTACGAGGCGCTGGAGGCCCAGTTCGTCTGA
- a CDS encoding 2-oxoacid:acceptor oxidoreductase subunit alpha, protein MAKELQRPATGAPKTLTGEFSWKVGGQQGEGIDSTGEIVSQTLNRLGYYVYQYRHFMSLIKGGHTNYKVRAADHLIRHHGDELHILIAFDQKTIDHNLHELVRDGVIVYDDAFKARVPAERQVRVYGVPLTRIARELGNPIMKNMVAVGVTAALVGLPVEEFRPTIEARFGAKGDQVVELNMEALRRGFEYGAREIGQVATLPRRPEVRRRLFISGNEALAFGALAAGCRFLAAYPITPATEIMYWFLKNFPKYGGVVVQAEDEIAAVNMAIGANYAGVRAMTSTSGPGISLMQEAVGLAGMSETPLVVVDVMRGGPSTGLPTKTEQSDLNELIFGTHGEIPRIVLTPATVEDCFYMAVEAFNLAERYQCPVYLVSDLSLGMSRQSIDGLDYSRVRIDRGALISQEELDAMERGAYKRYLVTESGISPRSLPGMRNGRFVALGNEHDEAGTEEIEDTSTREIQMKKRMRKLDGLDLSDYVDYYGDEPADRVDLLVVGWGSTIGRIQEAVARLEADGYKVGHLHLRALYPFPKEKVRRYLAPAPRVLVVENNYTGQLAGYLQREVGFHEKLHGCRKFNGDPFLASEIYSRAREVLLHG, encoded by the coding sequence GTGGCCAAGGAGCTGCAGCGTCCTGCAACGGGCGCTCCCAAGACCTTGACGGGCGAGTTCAGCTGGAAGGTGGGCGGCCAGCAGGGCGAGGGCATCGACAGCACGGGCGAGATCGTGTCCCAGACGCTGAACCGGCTGGGGTACTACGTCTACCAGTACCGGCACTTCATGTCGCTGATCAAGGGCGGCCATACCAACTACAAGGTGCGGGCCGCCGACCACCTGATCCGCCATCACGGCGACGAGCTGCACATCCTCATCGCCTTCGACCAGAAGACCATCGACCACAACCTGCACGAGCTGGTGCGGGACGGCGTCATCGTCTACGACGACGCCTTCAAGGCCCGGGTCCCCGCCGAGCGGCAGGTGCGGGTCTACGGCGTGCCGCTGACGAGGATCGCCCGCGAGCTCGGCAACCCGATCATGAAGAACATGGTCGCCGTGGGCGTGACGGCGGCGCTGGTGGGCCTGCCGGTGGAGGAGTTCCGGCCGACCATCGAGGCCCGCTTCGGGGCCAAGGGCGACCAGGTGGTGGAGCTCAACATGGAGGCGCTGCGCCGCGGCTTCGAGTACGGCGCCCGGGAGATCGGCCAGGTGGCCACCCTGCCCCGGCGGCCCGAGGTGCGGCGGCGCCTGTTCATCTCCGGCAACGAGGCCTTGGCCTTCGGCGCCCTGGCGGCCGGCTGCCGGTTCCTGGCGGCCTACCCGATCACGCCGGCCACGGAGATCATGTACTGGTTCCTCAAGAACTTCCCCAAGTACGGCGGCGTGGTGGTCCAGGCCGAGGACGAGATCGCCGCGGTGAACATGGCCATCGGCGCCAACTACGCCGGCGTGCGGGCCATGACCTCGACCTCGGGCCCGGGCATCTCCCTGATGCAGGAGGCCGTGGGCCTGGCGGGCATGTCCGAGACGCCGCTGGTGGTGGTGGACGTGATGCGGGGCGGCCCGTCCACCGGCCTGCCGACGAAGACGGAACAGAGCGACCTCAACGAGCTCATCTTCGGCACCCATGGCGAGATCCCGCGCATCGTCCTCACCCCGGCGACGGTGGAGGACTGCTTCTACATGGCGGTGGAGGCCTTCAACCTGGCCGAGCGCTACCAGTGCCCCGTGTACCTGGTGAGCGACCTCTCCCTCGGCATGTCGCGCCAGTCCATCGACGGGCTGGACTACAGCCGGGTGCGCATCGACCGCGGCGCGCTCATCAGCCAGGAGGAGCTCGACGCCATGGAGCGGGGCGCCTACAAGCGGTACCTGGTGACCGAGTCGGGCATCTCGCCCCGCAGCCTGCCCGGCATGCGCAACGGCCGCTTCGTCGCCCTGGGCAACGAGCACGACGAGGCGGGCACCGAGGAGATCGAGGACACCTCCACCCGCGAGATCCAGATGAAGAAGCGCATGCGCAAGCTGGACGGCCTGGATCTCAGCGACTACGTGGACTACTACGGGGATGAACCGGCCGACCGGGTCGACCTCCTGGTGGTGGGCTGGGGCTCCACCATCGGCCGCATCCAGGAGGCCGTCGCGCGCCTGGAGGCCGACGGCTACAAGGTCGGCCACCTGCACCTGCGGGCGCTCTATCCGTTCCCCAAGGAGAAGGTCCGGCGCTACCTGGCGCCGGCGCCCAGGGTGCTGGTGGTGGAGAACAACTACACCGGCCAGCTGGCGGGCTATCTGCAGCGGGAAGTGGGCTTCCACGAGAAGCTCCACGGCTGCCGCAAGTTCAACGGCGACCCGTTCCTGGCCAGCGAGATCTACTCCCGGGCACGCGAGGTGTTGCTCCATGGCTAA
- a CDS encoding NAD(P)/FAD-dependent oxidoreductase — translation MADSKRYVIVGNGVAGTTAAETLRRLDPHGRVTLLAAEPYPLYNRVSLPHYLKGTVSEDKVFMRSVEQHAQRGIDLRLATRVVAVHPDEHVVVTDSGEELPYDRLLVATGGRPRHLPAPGADTPGVYYFQTLDDTRAMVERLATARRAVVVGGSFIAYELAEGFRRRGLEVVWLIRGPRWLRRILDEDGGRLVDRLARDHGVEILYGEEVAAVHAAHGTVKAVTTTGGQTIEADMVGCGLGLDYHTELLAGTAVEIQGGVVTDEYLQTNVPDIFAAGDVARFFDVFIGRHNQMGTWNNAMMHGRVAAANMAGARRPYREVPVYSSGLFDSKITAIGATPENHPEVEAVSHVDWESRQYQRLFFLEGRLVGAVLIGDLRARKKIVEMITQGATVDDPNRLILSLT, via the coding sequence ATGGCCGACTCGAAGCGCTACGTCATCGTGGGCAACGGCGTGGCGGGCACCACGGCCGCCGAGACGTTGCGGAGGCTGGATCCCCACGGCCGGGTCACCCTCCTGGCGGCGGAGCCCTACCCGCTCTACAACCGGGTCTCCCTGCCCCACTACCTCAAGGGCACCGTCTCCGAGGACAAGGTCTTCATGCGCTCCGTCGAGCAGCATGCCCAGCGGGGCATCGACCTGCGGCTCGCGACGCGGGTCGTCGCCGTCCACCCCGACGAGCACGTGGTGGTGACGGACTCCGGCGAGGAGCTCCCGTACGACAGGCTGCTGGTGGCCACCGGCGGCCGTCCCCGGCACCTGCCGGCGCCGGGCGCCGACACCCCCGGCGTCTACTACTTCCAGACCCTCGACGACACGCGGGCCATGGTGGAGCGGCTGGCCACGGCCCGGCGGGCCGTGGTGGTCGGGGGGAGCTTCATCGCCTACGAGCTGGCGGAGGGCTTCCGGCGACGGGGCCTGGAGGTGGTGTGGCTGATCCGCGGGCCGCGGTGGCTGCGCCGCATCCTGGACGAGGACGGCGGCCGGTTGGTCGACCGGCTGGCCCGCGACCACGGGGTGGAGATCCTCTACGGCGAGGAGGTCGCCGCGGTCCACGCCGCCCACGGCACCGTCAAGGCGGTCACCACCACCGGCGGGCAGACCATCGAGGCCGACATGGTGGGCTGCGGCCTGGGCCTGGACTACCATACGGAGCTTTTGGCGGGCACCGCCGTGGAGATCCAGGGCGGGGTGGTGACCGACGAGTACCTGCAGACCAACGTCCCCGACATCTTCGCCGCCGGCGACGTGGCCCGCTTCTTCGACGTGTTCATCGGCCGGCACAACCAGATGGGCACGTGGAACAACGCCATGATGCACGGGCGGGTGGCGGCGGCCAACATGGCGGGCGCCCGGCGCCCCTACCGCGAGGTGCCCGTCTACTCCAGCGGCCTGTTCGACTCGAAGATCACGGCCATCGGCGCGACGCCGGAGAACCACCCGGAGGTGGAGGCCGTCTCCCACGTGGACTGGGAGAGCCGCCAGTACCAGCGCCTGTTCTTCCTCGAGGGGCGCCTGGTGGGCGCCGTGCTCATCGGCGACCTGCGCGCCCGGAAGAAGATCGTGGAGATGATCACCCAGGGGGCGACGGTGGACGACCCCAACCGCTTGATCCTGTCCTTGACCTGA
- a CDS encoding 4a-hydroxytetrahydrobiopterin dehydratase: protein MVQRLDEAAIRQRLAALPGWERTGDAIRRTYRLATFRDAVFFVNAVAALAEGMNHHPDVDIRYRQVTLTLTTHSAGGLTDRDFELAGAIDRHTARWRGAGEAASAP from the coding sequence ATGGTCCAGCGGCTGGACGAAGCGGCGATCCGCCAGCGGCTGGCGGCGCTGCCGGGATGGGAGCGCACCGGCGACGCGATCCGGCGCACCTACCGGCTGGCGACCTTCCGCGATGCCGTCTTCTTCGTCAACGCGGTGGCCGCCCTGGCGGAGGGGATGAACCACCACCCCGACGTGGACATCCGCTATCGTCAGGTCACCCTGACCCTGACCACCCACAGCGCCGGCGGGCTGACGGACCGGGACTTCGAGCTGGCGGGGGCCATCGACCGGCACACCGCCCGCTGGCGGGGCGCCGGGGAGGCGGCGTCCGCCCCATGA
- a CDS encoding amino acid ABC transporter ATP-binding protein: MVICEDVHKWFGSVHVLKGISLQVRQGEVVVIMGPSGSGKSTFIRTINALEPIQRGRIVVDGIELGPDPRRIEAVRREVGMVFQQFNLFPHLTALQNVTLGPVWVRRWPRRRAEELALELLARVGLAEHAHKYPAQLSGGQQQRVAIARALAMQPKVMLFDEPTSALDPEMIKEVLDVMRELAASGMTMLVVTHEVGFAREVADRIVFLDEGMVLEEAPPDRFFREPAHERARRFLSQILHP, translated from the coding sequence ATGGTCATCTGCGAGGACGTGCACAAGTGGTTCGGTTCCGTCCACGTGCTCAAGGGCATCAGCCTCCAGGTGCGCCAGGGCGAAGTGGTGGTGATCATGGGCCCCTCGGGCTCGGGCAAGTCGACCTTCATCCGCACCATCAACGCCCTCGAGCCCATCCAGCGCGGCCGCATCGTGGTCGACGGCATCGAGCTCGGCCCCGACCCGCGTCGCATCGAGGCCGTGCGGCGGGAGGTGGGGATGGTCTTCCAGCAGTTCAACCTGTTCCCCCACCTGACGGCGCTGCAGAACGTCACCCTGGGGCCCGTGTGGGTCCGCCGCTGGCCGCGGCGCCGGGCGGAGGAGCTGGCTCTGGAGCTCCTGGCCCGGGTGGGCCTCGCCGAGCACGCCCACAAGTACCCCGCCCAGCTCTCGGGCGGCCAGCAGCAGCGGGTGGCCATCGCCCGCGCCCTGGCGATGCAGCCCAAGGTGATGCTCTTCGACGAGCCCACCTCGGCGCTGGACCCGGAGATGATCAAAGAGGTCCTCGACGTGATGCGCGAGCTGGCCGCCTCGGGCATGACGATGCTGGTGGTGACCCACGAGGTGGGCTTCGCCCGGGAGGTGGCGGACCGCATCGTCTTCCTGGACGAGGGCATGGTGCTCGAGGAGGCGCCGCCCGACCGCTTCTTCCGCGAGCCGGCCCACGAGCGGGCACGGCGGTTCCTCTCGCAGATCCTGCATCCCTGA
- a CDS encoding PaaI family thioesterase: protein MRAWRDRRDVAPGAGGGNGAPPSIAAEGTPGSAGAPARRADPASPREDVAGPTAPAAEHPDDAIPFRRHVGIRVVAAAEGRAVLLLPARPEVGNRFGNVHGGALATLVDGAMSNAILSALPRGDRIGGTIELSIRFLEPATGSVRAEGRVLRLGGRIAFAQADVWDERGRLVATAQGSYALQRRPGDEPAARHAQPPARRAGGDPGGEPRGPGPRGPARAAGPPAPPDVGPHPTNP, encoded by the coding sequence ATGAGGGCCTGGCGGGACCGTCGGGACGTGGCCCCGGGCGCCGGGGGCGGGAATGGGGCGCCCCCCTCCATCGCCGCCGAGGGGACGCCCGGGTCGGCAGGGGCGCCGGCGCGGCGGGCCGACCCGGCGTCCCCACGGGAGGACGTGGCCGGGCCGACGGCGCCGGCCGCCGAACACCCCGACGACGCCATCCCCTTCCGCCGGCACGTGGGCATCCGGGTGGTGGCCGCCGCGGAGGGTCGCGCTGTGCTCTTGCTGCCCGCCCGGCCCGAGGTGGGCAACCGGTTCGGCAACGTCCACGGGGGCGCCCTGGCCACGCTGGTGGACGGCGCCATGAGCAACGCCATCCTGTCGGCGTTGCCGCGCGGTGACCGCATCGGCGGCACCATCGAGCTCTCGATCCGCTTCCTCGAACCGGCCACCGGCAGCGTCCGCGCCGAGGGGCGGGTGCTGCGCCTCGGTGGCCGCATCGCCTTCGCCCAGGCTGACGTCTGGGACGAGCGCGGGCGCCTGGTGGCCACGGCCCAGGGCAGCTACGCCCTGCAGCGGCGGCCTGGGGACGAACCGGCCGCCCGGCACGCCCAGCCGCCGGCGCGCAGGGCCGGCGGCGATCCCGGCGGCGAGCCGAGGGGACCCGGCCCCCGGGGCCCGGCCCGCGCCGCCGGCCCGCCCGCGCCCCCCGACGTCGGGCCCCATCCGACGAACCCATGA
- the proC gene encoding pyrroline-5-carboxylate reductase: MAQSDTTVALIGAGKMAECLIAGWIEAGLAPQAIAVTNRRNDQRLAELADRYGVRTARDKAAVLQGAQVVVMAVKPVDMATALEQVAPHLGAEVAVVSVAAGIRLEAMARRLPGQPHLVRAMPNTASRLRQAVTALCAAPTCSPAAFDRVRWLFDQVGTTVEVGEEAFDAVTALSGSGPAYVYLLVEAMLEAARDLGLPDGVARDLAVGTVVGAGSMLRHTGLSPAELRRQVTSPNGTTAAAIAVLEEMAMPAAVRRAVNRAAARSAELAALVADDGPDHARARAAAMGS; the protein is encoded by the coding sequence GTGGCGCAGTCCGATACGACCGTGGCGCTGATCGGAGCGGGCAAGATGGCCGAGTGCCTGATCGCCGGGTGGATCGAGGCGGGGCTGGCGCCCCAGGCCATCGCGGTGACCAACCGGCGCAACGACCAGCGCCTGGCCGAGCTGGCCGACCGCTACGGCGTGCGGACGGCCCGGGACAAGGCGGCGGTCCTCCAGGGGGCGCAGGTCGTGGTGATGGCCGTCAAGCCGGTCGACATGGCCACAGCGCTGGAGCAGGTGGCACCCCATCTGGGGGCCGAGGTCGCCGTGGTCTCGGTGGCCGCGGGCATCCGGCTGGAGGCCATGGCGCGGCGCCTGCCCGGCCAGCCCCACCTGGTGCGGGCCATGCCCAACACCGCCAGCCGGTTGCGGCAGGCGGTCACCGCCCTTTGCGCCGCCCCCACCTGCAGCCCCGCCGCCTTCGACCGGGTGCGGTGGCTGTTCGACCAGGTGGGCACCACGGTGGAGGTCGGGGAGGAGGCCTTCGACGCCGTGACCGCTCTCAGCGGCAGCGGACCGGCCTATGTGTACCTGCTGGTCGAGGCCATGCTGGAGGCCGCCCGCGACCTGGGCCTGCCCGACGGGGTCGCCCGGGACCTGGCGGTGGGGACGGTGGTCGGGGCCGGGAGCATGTTGCGGCACACCGGCCTCTCGCCCGCCGAGCTGCGCCGCCAGGTGACCTCGCCCAACGGGACCACCGCGGCGGCCATCGCCGTCCTGGAGGAGATGGCCATGCCCGCGGCGGTCCGCCGCGCGGTGAACCGCGCCGCCGCCCGCTCGGCGGAGCTGGCCGCCCTGGTCGCCGACGACGGTCCCGACCACGCGAGGGCGCGCGCCGCCGCCATGGGGAGCTAA